A stretch of Cyanobacterium sp. HL-69 DNA encodes these proteins:
- the glgA gene encoding starch synthase, whose amino-acid sequence MRILFVAAEASPIAKVGGMGDVVGALPKILRKLGHDVRIIMPYYGFLPDKVDIPIEPVWWGDAMFQKFAVYETLLPETDVPLYLFGHPCFSGRSVYGGDDEYWRFTFFANGAAEFAWNYWKPQIIHCHDWHTGMIPVWMSNSPDISTVFTIHNLAYQGPGREMLEKITWCPWHMQGDNAMAAGLQFADVVNTVSPTYAAQIKTPEYGENLHGLLSWISGKTRGIINGIDTEKYNPATDRLIAQNFTPETIEKRPLNKVRLQEESGLEINRNAFLIGMVTRLVEQKGIDLVLQTLERFLAYTDAQLIILGTGDRFYETQLWEISARYRGRISVQLLHNETISRRVYSGIDAFLMPSRFEPCGISQMLAMRYGAIPIVRKTGGLVDTVPFFKPTENEGLGYCFDRYEPLDLYTCMIRAYEGFRFKDAWQKLQVRAMSQDFSWYRSSEDYIKMYREVIGEAPELTAKEQKIIAQKVK is encoded by the coding sequence ATGCGAATTTTATTTGTGGCGGCGGAAGCGTCACCCATAGCTAAGGTTGGGGGTATGGGGGATGTTGTGGGAGCATTACCCAAGATACTAAGGAAATTAGGTCATGATGTCAGGATAATTATGCCTTATTATGGCTTTTTACCTGATAAAGTAGATATTCCCATTGAGCCTGTGTGGTGGGGCGATGCCATGTTTCAAAAGTTCGCTGTATATGAAACCCTTTTGCCTGAAACTGATGTCCCTCTCTACTTATTTGGACATCCTTGTTTTTCTGGCCGTAGTGTTTATGGTGGTGATGATGAATATTGGCGTTTTACTTTCTTTGCCAATGGCGCCGCAGAGTTTGCTTGGAATTATTGGAAGCCTCAAATTATCCATTGTCATGATTGGCATACGGGGATGATACCTGTGTGGATGAGTAATTCCCCTGACATTAGCACTGTTTTCACTATTCATAATCTAGCTTATCAGGGTCCCGGTCGTGAGATGTTGGAAAAAATTACATGGTGTCCTTGGCATATGCAGGGGGATAATGCCATGGCAGCGGGATTACAGTTTGCGGATGTGGTAAATACGGTTTCTCCTACCTATGCAGCACAGATTAAGACTCCTGAGTATGGGGAAAATCTCCATGGTTTGTTGTCTTGGATTAGTGGTAAGACAAGGGGAATTATTAATGGTATTGATACGGAAAAATATAACCCTGCCACAGATAGATTAATTGCTCAGAATTTTACCCCTGAAACCATCGAAAAACGTCCTTTAAATAAAGTTAGGTTACAAGAAGAATCGGGGTTAGAAATTAATCGTAATGCTTTTCTAATTGGTATGGTTACTCGTTTGGTAGAGCAAAAGGGTATTGATCTTGTTTTACAAACTTTAGAGCGATTTTTGGCTTATACTGATGCTCAGTTAATTATACTGGGTACGGGCGATCGCTTTTACGAAACCCAATTATGGGAAATTTCTGCCCGTTATCGAGGGAGAATTTCGGTACAGTTACTCCACAACGAAACTATCTCCCGTCGGGTATATAGTGGCATAGATGCCTTTTTGATGCCCTCTCGTTTTGAGCCTTGCGGTATCAGTCAGATGTTGGCAATGCGCTATGGTGCCATTCCTATTGTGCGTAAAACAGGGGGCTTAGTGGACACTGTGCCATTTTTCAAACCCACCGAAAATGAGGGGTTAGGGTACTGTTTCGATCGTTATGAGCCTCTGGATTTATATACTTGTATGATTAGGGCTTATGAAGGTTTCCGCTTTAAGGATGCTTGGCAGAAGTTACAGGTTAGGGCTATGAGTCAAGACTTTAGCTGGTATCGCTCCTCGGAAGATTATATTAAAATGTATCGTGAGGTTATCGGTGAAGCCCCTGAGTTGACGGCTAAGGAACAAAAAATTATTGCTCAAAAAGTAAAGTAA
- the ndhL gene encoding NAD(P)H-quinone oxidoreductase subunit NdhL, with protein MENLLSIENIDLETIITAALYLSLSGLYLLILPAGVYFYLNKRWYVASSFERAFMYFLVFFSFPGMLLFSPFLNFRPRRRELN; from the coding sequence ATGGAAAATCTGTTAAGTATTGAAAACATTGACCTAGAAACAATTATCACAGCGGCTTTATATCTTAGTCTAAGTGGCTTATACTTGTTGATTCTTCCTGCGGGGGTTTATTTTTATCTTAATAAACGCTGGTATGTAGCTAGTTCTTTTGAGAGAGCATTTATGTATTTTCTTGTGTTCTTCTCTTTCCCTGGAATGTTGTTATTTAGTCCTTTCCTTAATTTCCGTCCCCGTCGTCGAGAGTTAAATTAA
- the tagA gene encoding N-acetylglucosaminyldiphosphoundecaprenol N-acetyl-beta-D-mannosaminyltransferase: protein MKTFSVFDLPIHLSDDYEGWLCDRIYSNMGTHVVTMNSEMAMMAQKNDELKQNIQNADLVVPDGSGVILYLKQRGKKQKRVAGIELAESLVKRLGQQRKDCPICFYGASPGVTDEAVNKFRAMVPNIHIINNHGFLKGADLSAWYEKIQEVQPKLILVGLGVPRQEEWIAKHRYLAPNAVWIGVGGSFDIWGGVKERAPKFFCDNNLEWLYRLYQEPWRWKRMMVLPHFFVKSLFYKG from the coding sequence ATGAAAACTTTTTCTGTTTTTGATTTACCGATTCACTTGAGTGATGATTATGAGGGATGGCTGTGCGATCGCATTTACAGCAATATGGGTACCCATGTTGTCACCATGAATTCGGAAATGGCAATGATGGCACAGAAAAATGATGAGCTTAAACAAAACATTCAAAATGCTGATTTGGTAGTGCCTGATGGCTCTGGGGTTATTTTATATTTAAAACAAAGGGGGAAGAAACAAAAAAGGGTGGCGGGAATTGAGTTGGCAGAATCTTTGGTAAAACGGTTGGGGCAACAAAGAAAAGACTGTCCCATCTGTTTTTATGGTGCTTCTCCAGGAGTTACTGATGAGGCGGTAAACAAGTTTCGGGCTATGGTGCCAAATATACATATCATCAATAACCATGGTTTCTTAAAGGGTGCTGATTTATCGGCATGGTATGAAAAAATTCAGGAAGTACAACCAAAATTAATTTTGGTGGGTTTAGGGGTACCCCGTCAGGAGGAATGGATTGCTAAACATCGTTATCTTGCCCCTAATGCTGTTTGGATTGGGGTGGGTGGTAGTTTTGATATTTGGGGAGGAGTAAAGGAAAGGGCGCCGAAGTTTTTCTGTGATAATAATTTAGAGTGGTTATATCGTCTTTATCAAGAGCCTTGGCGCTGGAAGAGGATGATGGTATTACCCCATTTTTTCGTCAAGTCTTTATTTTATAAGGGATAA
- the petG gene encoding cytochrome b6-f complex subunit PetG has protein sequence MIEPLLLGIVIGLIPVTLMGLFFAAYRQYKRTNEIGVE, from the coding sequence ATGATTGAACCCTTATTACTAGGCATCGTGATTGGACTAATTCCTGTTACCTTAATGGGATTATTTTTTGCTGCATATCGTCAATACAAACGTACCAATGAAATTGGGGTAGAGTAG
- the trpA gene encoding tryptophan synthase alpha subunit TrpA — protein sequence MSSVSQCFANLKQRGECALIPFITAGDPDLATTEKALALLAENGADMIELGVPYSDPLADGPVIQAAATRALQKGVNLDQVLELVKRVVTKVSTPIILFTYYNPIFYRGAENFLSQIAEAGVKGLVVPDLPLEEAESFLQLAQANGIEVTLLVAPTSPMERIKAIALKSQGFIYLVSVTGVTGMRNEIQTRVKDLIVQLNSATDKPIGVGFGISEPSQATQIREWGADGVIVGSAFVKRLANQEPEVGLKAIADFCAELKQAIK from the coding sequence ATGAGTTCTGTTTCTCAATGTTTTGCAAACCTCAAGCAACGGGGTGAATGTGCTTTAATTCCTTTTATTACAGCGGGTGATCCTGATTTGGCTACTACGGAAAAGGCGCTCGCCCTTTTGGCGGAAAATGGTGCTGATATGATTGAGTTGGGAGTGCCTTATTCTGATCCTCTGGCTGATGGCCCTGTGATTCAAGCTGCGGCTACCCGTGCGTTGCAAAAAGGGGTTAATTTGGATCAGGTGTTGGAATTGGTCAAAAGGGTGGTAACGAAGGTATCTACGCCCATTATTTTGTTTACCTATTACAATCCTATTTTTTATCGTGGGGCAGAAAATTTTTTAAGTCAGATTGCCGAAGCGGGGGTTAAGGGTTTGGTGGTGCCTGATTTACCCCTAGAGGAGGCGGAAAGTTTCTTGCAGTTAGCCCAGGCTAATGGTATTGAAGTGACTCTATTGGTAGCGCCCACAAGCCCCATGGAGAGGATAAAGGCGATCGCCCTTAAGTCCCAAGGATTTATCTATCTTGTCAGTGTGACGGGGGTTACAGGCATGAGAAATGAAATCCAAACGAGGGTAAAAGATTTGATTGTGCAGTTAAATAGTGCGACGGATAAACCCATTGGAGTTGGTTTTGGTATTTCCGAACCTTCTCAGGCTACCCAGATAAGGGAATGGGGTGCTGATGGAGTAATTGTGGGTAGTGCTTTTGTTAAAAGGTTGGCAAACCAAGAGCCTGAAGTGGGTTTAAAGGCGATCGCAGATTTTTGTGCCGAATTAAAACAAGCGATAAAATAA
- the aspB gene encoding aspartate aminotransferase AspB: MIKLAQRIAQVNPSITLTITAEAKAMKAQGLDVCSFSAGEPDFDTPAHIKEAAKKALDEGKTKYGAAVGELALREAIAHKLQKDNNLNYQPENIIVTNGGKHSLYNLMMVLIEAGDEVIIPAPYWLSYPEMVTLAGGKPVIVPTTAENNYKITPDQLKQAITPKTKLFVLNSPSNPTGAVYSPEEIKTIAQIIIDHDILVVSDEIYEKILYDGATHLSIGAVNEEIFKRTITSNGFAKAYSMTGWRVGYVAAPTEIIKAMVKVQGHSTSNVCTFAQYGAIAALNSSQDCVASMLEAFTQRRKVMSQAIASISHISAPMPQGAFYLFVDISATGLTSLDFCTKLLQEENVATIPGIAFGEDRCIRFSYATDMTSINKGLDKFAQFVKRLT, from the coding sequence ATGATTAAATTAGCTCAAAGAATTGCTCAGGTTAATCCCTCTATTACTTTAACAATCACGGCGGAAGCTAAAGCGATGAAGGCTCAGGGTTTGGACGTTTGTAGTTTTAGTGCGGGGGAACCTGATTTTGATACTCCAGCGCACATTAAGGAGGCAGCAAAAAAGGCTCTGGATGAGGGCAAAACGAAGTATGGAGCGGCGGTTGGTGAGTTGGCGTTACGAGAGGCGATCGCCCATAAACTCCAAAAAGACAATAATCTAAATTATCAACCAGAAAACATCATCGTCACCAACGGAGGCAAACACTCCTTATACAACCTAATGATGGTATTAATTGAAGCAGGAGACGAGGTTATTATTCCTGCCCCCTATTGGTTGAGCTATCCCGAAATGGTCACTCTGGCAGGGGGAAAACCCGTTATTGTTCCTACCACCGCTGAAAACAATTACAAAATCACCCCAGATCAGTTAAAACAAGCTATTACCCCAAAAACTAAGTTATTTGTCCTCAACAGCCCTTCTAACCCCACAGGGGCGGTGTATAGCCCAGAAGAAATCAAGACCATAGCTCAAATAATTATCGACCATGACATTTTGGTGGTGTCCGATGAAATTTACGAGAAAATTCTTTATGATGGTGCAACCCATCTAAGCATTGGGGCAGTGAATGAAGAAATATTTAAACGTACCATCACCAGTAATGGGTTTGCCAAAGCCTATTCCATGACGGGATGGCGGGTTGGTTATGTAGCCGCCCCCACCGAAATTATTAAAGCCATGGTAAAAGTTCAGGGCCATAGTACATCTAACGTGTGTACCTTTGCTCAATATGGCGCGATCGCCGCCTTAAACTCATCCCAAGACTGTGTAGCTAGCATGTTAGAAGCCTTCACCCAAAGAAGAAAAGTCATGTCCCAAGCCATTGCTAGTATTTCCCACATCAGCGCCCCCATGCCCCAAGGAGCATTTTATCTATTTGTCGATATTAGCGCCACAGGACTAACTTCCCTTGACTTTTGCACAAAACTGCTCCAAGAAGAAAACGTTGCCACCATCCCCGGTATAGCCTTCGGTGAAGATAGATGTATTCGTTTTTCCTACGCCACCGACATGACATCTATCAATAAAGGATTAGATAAATTTGCTCAATTTGTTAAAAGGCTAACCTAA
- the petH gene encoding ferredoxin--NADP+ reductase PetH, with translation MKKFNTVKTFSNNSVIEERRFLFEVVGISQQGSNNLDYPIRQSGTSFITVPYSRMNQEMNRINRLGGKIVNITPIGINTPVQAQGLSSSSEKTTNHKPMTQAQEKKEKKEVKVPVNIYRPKNPFVGKCIENYELVAEGGSGTVRHLTFDLSDGDLHYLEGQSIGIIPPGEDERGKPHKLRLYSIASTRHGDKLDDKTVSLCVRQLEYQNEEGETVQGVCSTYLCNLEENADVAITGPVGKEMLLPDDEDATIVMLATGTGIAPFRAFLWRMFKERELNPDYQFKGLAWLVFGIPYTQNILYKEELEKMAKEYSDNFRLTYAISREQKTDDGGKMYVQSRVSEYADELFELIQKPNTHVYMCGLKGMEPPISDTFTAEAEKRGMNWDEMRKQMKKEHRWHVEVY, from the coding sequence ATGAAAAAATTTAATACAGTAAAAACCTTTTCCAATAATTCTGTCATCGAAGAACGTCGTTTCCTCTTTGAAGTTGTTGGAATTTCTCAACAAGGAAGTAATAATTTAGACTATCCTATTCGTCAGAGTGGAACAAGTTTTATTACAGTTCCCTATTCTCGGATGAATCAGGAGATGAATCGGATTAATCGCCTTGGAGGGAAAATTGTTAACATTACCCCCATCGGTATTAATACCCCTGTTCAAGCTCAAGGTCTAAGTTCAAGTTCTGAAAAAACTACGAACCATAAACCCATGACTCAAGCTCAAGAAAAAAAAGAAAAAAAAGAGGTAAAAGTACCTGTCAATATATATCGTCCTAAAAATCCTTTTGTGGGCAAGTGTATTGAAAATTACGAACTTGTTGCCGAAGGCGGTAGTGGTACTGTACGCCATTTAACTTTTGATCTTTCTGATGGTGATTTACATTATTTGGAAGGTCAAAGTATTGGTATCATTCCCCCCGGAGAAGATGAAAGAGGAAAACCCCATAAGTTACGCCTTTATTCCATTGCTTCGACTCGTCACGGTGACAAGTTAGACGACAAGACAGTTTCTTTATGTGTTCGTCAATTAGAATATCAAAACGAAGAGGGAGAAACCGTACAAGGTGTATGTTCCACTTATCTTTGTAACCTAGAAGAAAACGCTGACGTAGCTATTACTGGCCCTGTGGGTAAAGAGATGCTCTTACCTGATGATGAAGATGCAACCATCGTTATGTTAGCTACTGGTACTGGTATTGCTCCTTTCCGTGCGTTTTTATGGCGTATGTTCAAAGAAAGAGAGTTAAACCCTGATTATCAGTTTAAAGGTTTAGCTTGGTTAGTTTTCGGCATTCCTTACACTCAAAACATTCTTTATAAAGAAGAGTTGGAGAAAATGGCCAAGGAATATTCTGATAATTTCCGTTTAACCTATGCCATCAGCCGTGAGCAAAAAACCGATGACGGTGGAAAAATGTATGTTCAAAGCCGTGTAAGCGAGTATGCTGACGAGTTATTTGAATTAATCCAAAAACCTAATACCCATGTTTATATGTGTGGTTTGAAAGGTATGGAGCCTCCTATTTCTGATACCTTTACCGCTGAGGCGGAGAAAAGAGGTATGAATTGGGATGAGATGCGCAAACAGATGAAAAAAGAACATCGTTGGCACGTTGAGGTTTATTAG
- the amyA gene encoding alpha-amylase AmyA, with product MSETNGVMMQYFHWYTEPDGNLWKEVAEKAQELADVGITALWLPPAYKGVAGGYDVGYGVYDLYDLGEFDQKQSVRTKYGTKEEYLNAIKKAQSAGVHIYADMVFNHRLGADKSEEVNATPYNPQNRYEAMGEERNIKAWTHFTFPGRKGKYSDAELHWWYFDSVDYNAYEGDDDNAIYVFEGKSFDEEVDLEHGNYDYLMGCNVDFSSEEVREDIKKWGEWYMDTTGVDGFRFDAVKHVEATFFAEWLNHLRGYTKQDLFAVGEYWSYEVEALHHFITITDGHVALFDAPLHYNFAAASKQGSDYDLTTIFDNSLVKNEPSLAVTLVDNHDSQPLQSLESVVEGWFKPHAYALILLRREGYPCIFHADYYGAHYKDRGNDGEEYEIWLESHKWLIDKFLWVRQNCAYGEQYDYFDHPNTIGWTRLGDEEHPGGVAVVLTNGEEGFKRMEVGQSNCEYMDLTEHIEQRVTTDDDGWADFPCPPGSISVWIPVS from the coding sequence ATGAGTGAAACTAATGGCGTAATGATGCAATATTTCCACTGGTACACAGAGCCTGATGGAAATTTGTGGAAAGAAGTAGCCGAAAAAGCTCAAGAATTAGCCGACGTAGGTATCACTGCCCTATGGTTACCCCCCGCCTATAAAGGAGTTGCAGGAGGTTATGATGTGGGTTATGGAGTTTACGATTTATACGATTTAGGAGAATTTGATCAAAAACAGTCCGTAAGAACAAAATACGGCACCAAAGAAGAATATCTTAACGCCATCAAAAAAGCTCAATCCGCTGGGGTGCATATCTACGCAGATATGGTCTTTAATCATCGTCTGGGGGCAGATAAATCTGAGGAAGTCAACGCAACCCCCTACAACCCCCAAAATCGCTATGAAGCCATGGGAGAGGAGAGAAACATTAAAGCATGGACTCATTTTACTTTTCCCGGTCGTAAAGGCAAATACTCTGATGCAGAATTACATTGGTGGTATTTTGACTCAGTAGATTACAACGCCTACGAAGGTGACGATGATAATGCCATTTATGTATTTGAAGGTAAATCTTTTGATGAGGAGGTTGATTTAGAGCATGGTAACTATGATTATTTGATGGGTTGTAATGTAGATTTTAGTTCCGAAGAGGTGAGGGAAGATATAAAAAAATGGGGTGAATGGTATATGGACACCACGGGGGTGGATGGTTTTCGTTTTGATGCGGTAAAACACGTTGAAGCTACGTTTTTTGCCGAGTGGTTAAATCATTTACGGGGATATACAAAACAAGATTTGTTTGCGGTGGGGGAGTATTGGTCCTATGAAGTGGAGGCACTACACCATTTTATAACCATTACGGATGGTCATGTGGCGTTATTTGATGCCCCTTTACATTACAATTTTGCAGCGGCTAGCAAGCAGGGAAGCGATTATGATTTAACTACAATTTTTGATAATTCCTTGGTAAAAAATGAACCGTCTTTAGCGGTTACTTTAGTTGATAACCATGACTCTCAACCTTTACAATCTTTGGAGTCGGTGGTGGAAGGTTGGTTTAAACCCCATGCCTATGCCCTAATTTTGCTTAGAAGGGAGGGTTATCCTTGTATTTTCCATGCTGACTATTACGGCGCCCATTACAAAGATAGGGGTAATGATGGGGAAGAATATGAAATATGGTTAGAAAGTCACAAATGGTTAATAGATAAGTTTTTGTGGGTACGCCAAAATTGTGCTTATGGGGAGCAATATGACTATTTTGATCATCCTAATACCATCGGTTGGACAAGGTTGGGGGATGAAGAACATCCGGGGGGAGTTGCGGTGGTGTTAACGAATGGGGAAGAGGGTTTTAAAAGGATGGAAGTGGGACAATCTAATTGTGAATATATGGATCTAACAGAGCATATTGAGCAACGGGTTACGACGGATGATGATGGTTGGGCTGATTTTCCTTGCCCCCCTGGTTCAATTTCTGTGTGGATACCTGTTTCCTAA
- the cpcD gene encoding phycocyanin-associated rod protein CpcD, producing the protein MRNTKVVKTFAKNAAVEERRFLFEVSGISQQGDNNLEYAIRKSGNSFLAVPYSRMNQEMNRINRLGGKIVNISPIGVVAPVAGNTEPQEAHQETDD; encoded by the coding sequence ATGAGAAATACCAAGGTTGTAAAAACTTTTGCTAAAAATGCCGCCGTTGAAGAACGCCGCTTTTTGTTTGAAGTTTCTGGGATTTCCCAACAGGGAGATAACAACTTAGAATATGCCATTCGTAAGAGTGGAAATTCTTTTTTAGCAGTTCCCTATTCTCGTATGAATCAGGAAATGAACCGTATCAACCGTCTAGGCGGTAAGATTGTCAATATCTCCCCTATTGGTGTAGTAGCTCCTGTGGCAGGAAATACTGAGCCTCAAGAAGCACACCAAGAAACTGATGACTAA
- a CDS encoding hypothetical protein (expressed protein), with the protein MGDSGLRASVTFFIVYGGFIVMIILPGSLVKVNSPDDIYHDFQGLVQRVSDGKAAVLFEGGNWDKLITFRLSELEIFDPKASK; encoded by the coding sequence ATGGGTGACAGTGGTTTAAGAGCTTCTGTTACCTTTTTTATTGTTTATGGAGGATTTATAGTTATGATTATTTTACCTGGTTCTTTGGTTAAGGTGAATAGCCCTGATGATATTTACCATGATTTTCAAGGGTTGGTACAGAGGGTTTCTGATGGTAAGGCTGCGGTTTTATTTGAGGGGGGTAATTGGGATAAGTTAATTACTTTTAGGTTATCTGAGTTGGAAATTTTTGACCCCAAGGCTAGTAAGTAA
- the aat gene encoding leucyl/phenylalanyl-tRNA--protein transferase Aat encodes MIDISSIIQGYAHGNFLMADDYDNLGWYSSNERTLIPLDERFRYPKSLKRVLNQNKFSVAINKDFKGVCLGCANRETTWISKDLMEIYLKLNHAGWAHSFETWQGDKLAGGILGIVIKGAFIGESMFFNIPDASKVAMVKLVQHLRSRHFVLFDAQMQNPHLARFGSYIIENHEYIRLLNQALDRPCKFD; translated from the coding sequence ATGATAGATATTAGCTCCATTATTCAAGGCTATGCCCATGGTAATTTTTTGATGGCTGATGATTACGATAATTTGGGGTGGTATTCTAGCAACGAGCGCACCCTAATCCCCCTAGATGAACGCTTCCGCTATCCAAAGTCCCTAAAACGAGTTTTAAACCAAAATAAGTTTTCCGTAGCCATAAATAAAGATTTCAAGGGAGTATGTCTAGGATGTGCTAATCGAGAAACTACTTGGATTTCTAAGGATTTAATGGAAATATATCTTAAACTCAATCACGCTGGGTGGGCGCACAGTTTCGAGACTTGGCAGGGGGATAAACTGGCAGGGGGAATCCTTGGTATCGTTATCAAAGGGGCTTTTATTGGGGAATCGATGTTTTTTAATATTCCCGATGCTTCTAAGGTGGCCATGGTTAAATTGGTACAGCATTTACGTTCTCGCCATTTTGTTTTATTTGATGCTCAAATGCAAAATCCTCACCTTGCCCGATTTGGCTCTTATATTATCGAAAATCATGAGTATATTAGGTTATTAAATCAGGCTTTGGATCGTCCTTGTAAATTCGATTAA
- the fbp gene encoding fructose-1,6-bisphosphatase Fbp — protein MTSTQTEIHIPEHSLDRDCTTLSRHVLQQLQSFSPDAQDLSSIMNRIALAGKLIARRLSRAGLMTGALGLTGDTNVQGESVKKMDMYANEVFISVFKQSGLVCRLASEEMEKPYYIPENCPVGRYTLLYDPIDGSSNVDINLNVGSIFAIRQQQGEDLDGEAKDLLTDGSKQIAAGYILYGPATVLVYTMGKGVHSFFLDPSLGEFILAQENIQMPDHGSVYSANEGNFWQWEDQIRDYIRYVHRHEGYTGRYSGALVGDLHRILMQGGVFLYPGSVDNPDGKLRLLYETAPLAMIMEQAGGKGSTGQQRIMDYIPSKLHQRTPAILGSKKDVDLVLSFINDKGDK, from the coding sequence ATGACCTCTACTCAAACCGAAATACATATTCCAGAACATAGCCTAGACAGAGATTGTACTACCCTATCCCGCCATGTATTACAACAACTACAAAGTTTTTCCCCCGATGCCCAAGATTTAAGCTCTATCATGAATCGCATCGCCCTAGCAGGAAAACTCATTGCCCGTCGTCTCAGTCGTGCAGGATTAATGACAGGGGCGCTAGGTTTAACAGGAGACACCAACGTACAAGGCGAATCCGTCAAAAAAATGGACATGTACGCCAACGAAGTATTTATTTCCGTCTTCAAGCAAAGTGGCTTAGTGTGTCGTCTTGCCTCCGAAGAAATGGAAAAACCCTACTATATCCCCGAAAACTGTCCTGTAGGACGATATACCCTATTATATGACCCCATCGATGGTTCTTCCAACGTTGATATAAACTTAAACGTCGGTTCTATTTTTGCCATTCGTCAACAACAAGGGGAAGACTTGGACGGAGAAGCCAAAGACTTATTAACCGATGGCTCAAAACAAATTGCCGCAGGTTATATTCTCTATGGTCCTGCCACCGTATTAGTATATACCATGGGTAAAGGAGTTCATTCCTTTTTCCTCGATCCTAGTTTAGGAGAATTTATCCTTGCCCAAGAAAATATCCAAATGCCCGACCATGGTTCAGTATATAGTGCCAACGAAGGTAACTTTTGGCAATGGGAAGACCAAATTAGGGACTATATTCGTTATGTTCACCGCCATGAAGGGTACACAGGGCGCTACAGTGGTGCTTTAGTGGGTGATCTTCACCGCATATTGATGCAAGGGGGAGTTTTCCTCTATCCAGGTAGCGTGGACAATCCCGATGGTAAACTAAGACTATTATATGAAACTGCACCCCTAGCAATGATTATGGAACAAGCCGGGGGCAAGGGTTCTACGGGACAACAAAGAATTATGGATTATATTCCTTCTAAATTACACCAGCGCACCCCAGCCATTTTAGGGAGTAAAAAAGATGTGGATTTGGTGTTATCTTTTATCAACGATAAAGGTGATAAATAG
- the tsaC gene encoding L-threonylcarbamoyladenylate synthase — MALVSQSDLVQSARCEADPCRIAHYVVSFPTDTVPALAVAPHRAELIFELKQRSQEKPLILMTGEIEDIWEYVQGSHGELKIWQEMAYKYLPGALTMVLPASVKVPSTMNPLNPTSIGVRVPNHAIARDILRQTGPLATTSANLSGEDALTDMSAIALKFPSVAVLDYQNNITEAVPSTVIKWTGKDWQVLRQGKIVIDN, encoded by the coding sequence ATGGCTCTTGTTTCCCAATCTGATTTAGTACAAAGTGCGCGCTGCGAAGCAGATCCCTGCAGGATCGCCCATTATGTGGTCAGTTTCCCTACGGATACGGTGCCAGCTTTGGCAGTTGCCCCTCATCGGGCAGAGTTGATTTTTGAACTTAAGCAACGCTCCCAAGAAAAACCCCTTATCTTGATGACAGGGGAAATTGAAGATATATGGGAATATGTACAGGGTAGCCATGGAGAGTTGAAAATTTGGCAAGAAATGGCTTACAAATATCTCCCTGGGGCGCTGACGATGGTTTTACCAGCCTCGGTGAAAGTGCCTTCTACCATGAATCCCCTTAACCCCACCAGTATTGGGGTAAGAGTGCCAAATCATGCCATTGCCAGAGATATTTTACGGCAAACAGGACCATTGGCTACTACCAGCGCCAATTTATCAGGGGAGGATGCTTTAACGGATATGAGTGCGATCGCCCTTAAATTCCCATCCGTAGCAGTATTAGACTATCAAAATAATATCACCGAAGCAGTCCCCTCCACTGTCATTAAATGGACAGGAAAAGATTGGCAAGTACTAAGACAAGGAAAAATAGTAATTGATAATTGA